In Drosophila simulans strain w501 chromosome X, Prin_Dsim_3.1, whole genome shotgun sequence, one DNA window encodes the following:
- the LOC6726042 gene encoding transcription elongation factor S-II, which produces MSFEVRMKCREMLAAALKSGPMPPGCGDPHDKAAQLEDAIYGELSSCQVKYKNRIRSRLANLRDPKNPGLREKFLVGLITPQELSRMTPEEMASDDLKQMRQQYVQDSINAAQLGNVEGTKTNQFKCERCQKRNCTQLHIRDGDEPIITFVMCDDCGNRWKS; this is translated from the coding sequence ATGTCCTTCGAAGTTCGCATGAAGTGCCGCGAAATGTTGGCTGCCGCCTTGAAATCGGGCCCTATGCCGCCGGGATGTGGCGATCCACATGACAAAGCCGCCCAACTGGAGGATGCCATCTACGGGGAGCTGTCCAGCTGCCAGGTCAAATACAAGAATCGGATTCGTTCGCGTTTGGCCAACTTGCGCGATCCGAAGAATCCTGGCCTGCGCGAGAAGTTCCTTGTTGGCCTAATAACACCCCAGGAGCTGTCCCGCATGACGCCCGAGGAGATGGCCAGCGATGATCTGAAGCAGATGCGCCAGCAGTACGTCCAGGACTCGATCAATGCGGCTCAGTTGGGCAACGTGGAGGGCACCAAGACGAATCAGTTCAAGTGTGAGCGCTGCCAAAAGCGCAACTGCACCCAATTGCACATCCGGGATGGCGACGAACCGATCATCACCTTCGTCATGTGCGATGATTGCGGCAATCGCTGGAAGAGCTAG